A single region of the Streptomyces sp. NBC_00236 genome encodes:
- a CDS encoding GntR family transcriptional regulator: MARLTSLNVISAQEHLRDQVAHALRAALISGELKPGTVYSAPALASEFGVSATPVREAMLDLAREGLVEAVRNKGFRITELTEQDLDDFTELRAMIEVPTVGRIARMGLTQELEALRPVALEIVEAARRHDILGYLEADRRFHLALLALAGNRRLVEEVGELRKRSRLFGLNRLAESGQLIASAQEHVQLLDLVVAGDAPGAEACMLAHMSHVRSLWAEKKP; encoded by the coding sequence ATGGCCCGCCTGACGTCGCTCAACGTGATCTCGGCGCAGGAGCATCTGCGCGACCAGGTGGCGCACGCGCTGCGGGCGGCGCTCATCTCCGGCGAACTGAAGCCCGGGACGGTCTACTCCGCGCCCGCGCTCGCCTCCGAGTTCGGGGTGTCCGCGACGCCCGTCCGTGAGGCGATGCTCGACCTGGCCCGGGAGGGCCTGGTCGAGGCCGTCCGCAACAAGGGCTTCCGGATCACCGAACTCACCGAGCAGGACCTGGACGACTTCACCGAACTCCGCGCCATGATCGAGGTTCCCACCGTGGGCCGGATCGCCCGGATGGGCCTCACGCAGGAGTTGGAGGCGTTGCGGCCCGTCGCGCTGGAGATCGTCGAGGCCGCGCGGCGGCACGACATCCTCGGCTACCTGGAGGCGGACCGCCGCTTCCACCTCGCCCTGCTGGCGCTGGCCGGGAACCGCCGGCTGGTCGAGGAGGTCGGCGAACTGCGCAAGCGCTCCCGGCTCTTCGGGCTCAACCGCCTTGCCGAGTCCGGCCAGTTGATCGCCTCTGCGCAGGAGCACGTGCAGCTGCTCGATCTGGTGGTCGCCGGGGACGCTCCGGGGGCCGAGGCCTGCATGCTCGCGCACATGTCGCATGTCCGCTCGCTGTGGGCCGAGAAGAAGCCCTGA
- a CDS encoding aminopeptidase P family protein, with amino-acid sequence MTEPLLRPHTGRHDLPVSPALDTFMRTGWAKAPRPDDARVPAHALTPARRARVAARFPGERLVIPSGSPAVPSLDADHRFRPHSSYAWLTGLTGDDQAGHVLVLEPDGDARHEAVLYMRPGSPRSGQDFHRDRAHGEFWVGRRPDLAEAAALTGIRCEHRDAWDKLLTGSQPPTRVLTGVDPSVDAWLGDARRLPAVRSAPAGLDAVIDELRLVKDSWEQSQLQRAVDATATGFEDVVRCLPEAIADPRGERRVEGVFALRARIEGNGPGFPTVAAAGDHACVLRRTRNDGPLERGRLLLLDAGVAADSLYTADITRTIPLSGAFTPVQRSVYELVLAAQDAGIAALRPGARFHDFHHAAMRVIAEGLHDWGVLAVPADEALAPENGLHRRYTLCGSGHMLGMDVHDCARARARIYRDGALEAGQVLTVGPGLYLRPDDETLPRSLRGNGVRIEDDLVITGDGARLMSSALPRTPDAVEDWMAGLLDG; translated from the coding sequence GTGACCGAGCCCCTGCTTCGCCCGCACACCGGCCGCCACGACCTGCCGGTGTCGCCGGCCCTGGACACCTTCATGCGTACGGGCTGGGCCAAGGCCCCGCGCCCCGACGACGCCCGCGTCCCCGCCCACGCCCTCACACCGGCCCGCCGCGCCCGCGTCGCCGCACGGTTCCCGGGCGAACGGCTCGTCATCCCGTCGGGCTCCCCCGCCGTCCCGTCCCTCGACGCGGACCACCGCTTCCGTCCGCACTCCTCGTACGCCTGGCTCACCGGCCTCACCGGCGACGACCAGGCCGGCCATGTACTGGTCCTGGAACCGGACGGCGACGCGCGCCACGAGGCGGTCCTGTACATGAGGCCCGGCTCGCCCCGCAGCGGCCAGGACTTCCACCGCGACCGCGCGCACGGGGAGTTCTGGGTGGGCCGCAGACCGGACCTGGCCGAGGCCGCCGCGCTCACCGGCATCCGGTGCGAGCACCGGGACGCCTGGGACAAGCTGTTGACGGGCAGTCAGCCCCCGACCCGGGTCCTCACCGGCGTGGACCCGTCCGTCGACGCCTGGCTCGGGGACGCCCGCCGGCTGCCCGCCGTCCGGTCCGCACCCGCCGGGCTCGACGCGGTGATCGATGAGCTCAGACTCGTCAAGGACTCATGGGAGCAGTCCCAGTTGCAGCGTGCCGTCGACGCGACGGCCACCGGATTCGAGGACGTCGTCCGCTGCCTCCCGGAGGCGATCGCCGACCCGCGGGGAGAGCGCCGGGTGGAAGGAGTCTTCGCGCTGCGGGCCCGGATCGAGGGCAACGGCCCCGGCTTCCCGACCGTCGCGGCCGCCGGCGACCACGCGTGCGTGCTGCGCCGGACCCGCAACGACGGCCCGCTGGAGCGCGGCCGGCTGCTGCTGCTGGACGCGGGCGTGGCGGCCGATTCCCTCTACACGGCCGACATCACCCGCACGATCCCGCTGTCCGGCGCCTTCACCCCCGTCCAGCGCTCCGTGTACGAACTGGTCCTGGCCGCACAGGATGCGGGCATCGCCGCGCTGCGGCCGGGCGCCCGCTTCCACGACTTCCACCACGCGGCGATGCGGGTCATCGCCGAGGGCCTGCACGACTGGGGCGTGCTCGCGGTCCCCGCGGACGAGGCACTCGCCCCCGAGAACGGACTCCACCGCCGCTACACCCTGTGCGGCAGCGGCCACATGCTCGGTATGGACGTCCACGACTGCGCGCGGGCCCGAGCCCGGATCTATCGGGACGGGGCCCTGGAGGCGGGGCAGGTGCTGACCGTGGGCCCGGGGCTGTACCTCCGGCCGGACGACGAGACACTGCCGCGCTCGCTCCGGGGCAACGGCGTCAGGATCGAGGACGACCTCGTCATCACCGGGGACGGCGCCCGCCTCATGTCGTCCGCGCTCCCCCGCACGCCGGACGCCGTCGAGGACTGGATGGCGGGGCTGCTGGACGGCTGA
- a CDS encoding dihydrodipicolinate synthase family protein yields the protein MSTNTPARTSPWRGVMVATPLTLREDRSIDFDAYAAHVHDLVAAGCDGVVPNGSLGEYQTLTDQERDQVVRVAVEAAGDGARVMPGVSAYDSTQSRRRAEQAAEAGAGSVLLLPPNGYACDDTAVRAHYAEVASAGLPVVAYNNPYDTKVDLTPRLLAQLHAEGSVVAVKEFSGDVRRAYEIAEEAPGLDLLVGADDVLLELALAGAVGWIAGCPNMLPAGCVALYRAAVSGDLETALPLYRRLHPLLRWDSKPEFVQAIKASMDIVGRHGGPTRPPRTPLDAASLAAVRAATEKALAEGLD from the coding sequence ATGTCCACGAACACCCCTGCACGCACCAGCCCCTGGCGGGGCGTCATGGTCGCCACTCCGCTCACCCTGCGCGAGGACCGGTCCATCGACTTCGACGCGTACGCCGCACATGTGCACGACCTCGTTGCCGCAGGCTGCGACGGGGTGGTGCCCAACGGCTCACTGGGGGAGTACCAGACGCTCACGGACCAGGAGCGTGACCAGGTCGTGCGCGTCGCGGTCGAGGCGGCCGGGGACGGGGCCAGGGTGATGCCGGGCGTCTCCGCGTACGACAGCACCCAGTCGCGGCGCCGCGCCGAGCAGGCCGCCGAGGCGGGCGCCGGCTCCGTCCTGTTGCTGCCGCCCAACGGATACGCCTGCGACGACACGGCGGTCCGCGCGCACTACGCGGAGGTCGCGTCGGCGGGCCTGCCGGTCGTCGCGTACAACAACCCGTACGACACCAAGGTGGACCTGACGCCGCGGCTGCTCGCCCAGCTCCACGCGGAGGGTTCGGTCGTCGCCGTCAAGGAGTTCAGCGGCGACGTCCGCAGGGCCTACGAGATCGCCGAGGAGGCACCGGGGCTCGACCTCCTGGTCGGCGCCGACGACGTGCTGCTGGAGCTCGCGCTCGCCGGGGCCGTCGGCTGGATCGCGGGCTGCCCCAACATGCTGCCCGCCGGCTGTGTCGCGCTGTACCGGGCCGCCGTGTCCGGGGACCTGGAGACGGCGCTGCCGCTGTACCGGCGGCTGCACCCGCTGCTGCGCTGGGACTCCAAGCCGGAGTTCGTCCAGGCCATCAAGGCGTCGATGGACATCGTCGGCCGGCACGGCGGCCCCACCCGGCCGCCGCGCACACCGCTCGACGCCGCTTCCCTGGCCGCCGTGCGCGCGGCCACCGAGAAGGCCCTCGCCGAGGGCCTCGACTGA
- a CDS encoding proline racemase family protein produces the protein MRTRHIFHAVDSHTEGMPTRVITGGIGTLPGATMAERRAHFMAHRDAVRTLLMYEPRGHAAMSGAVLQPPTRPDADFGVLFMEVSGCLPMCGHGTIGVATVLVETGMVEVTEPVTTVRLDTPAGLVSVDVRVEDGAATSVTLTNVPAFSAGLGLTVKVPGHGTVPYDLAYGGNFYAMVHLDDLGLPFDRSRKDELLAAGLALMDAVNATDRPVHPLDPAIHGLKHVQLIAPGSDAARSRHAMAIHPGWFDRSPCGTGTSARMAQLHARGELALNTDFVNESFIGTEFTGRLVAETTVGPLPAVVPTVTGRAWITGTAQYFLDPADPFPEGFLL, from the coding sequence TTGCGCACGCGTCACATCTTCCACGCCGTCGACTCGCACACCGAGGGCATGCCGACCCGGGTGATCACCGGCGGCATCGGTACGCTGCCCGGCGCCACCATGGCCGAGCGCCGCGCCCACTTCATGGCGCACCGGGACGCGGTGCGCACCCTGCTGATGTACGAGCCGCGCGGCCACGCCGCCATGAGCGGGGCCGTGCTCCAGCCGCCGACGCGCCCCGACGCCGACTTCGGGGTCCTGTTCATGGAGGTCTCCGGCTGCCTGCCGATGTGCGGCCACGGCACCATCGGGGTGGCCACCGTCCTGGTGGAGACCGGCATGGTGGAGGTCACCGAGCCGGTCACCACCGTGCGGCTGGACACCCCCGCCGGACTGGTGAGCGTCGACGTCCGGGTGGAGGACGGCGCCGCCACCTCCGTCACGCTCACCAACGTGCCTGCCTTCAGCGCCGGACTCGGGCTCACCGTGAAGGTCCCCGGGCACGGCACCGTGCCGTACGACCTCGCGTACGGCGGCAACTTCTACGCGATGGTCCACCTGGACGACCTGGGCCTGCCGTTCGACCGGTCCCGCAAGGACGAGCTGCTGGCCGCCGGGCTCGCCCTGATGGACGCGGTCAACGCCACCGACCGCCCCGTCCACCCGCTCGACCCCGCCATCCACGGACTCAAGCACGTCCAGCTGATCGCCCCCGGTTCGGACGCCGCCCGCTCCCGGCACGCCATGGCCATCCACCCCGGCTGGTTCGACCGCTCGCCGTGCGGCACCGGAACCTCCGCGCGCATGGCCCAGCTGCACGCACGCGGCGAACTCGCCCTGAACACCGACTTCGTCAACGAGTCCTTCATCGGCACGGAGTTCACCGGCCGGCTCGTCGCCGAGACCACCGTCGGGCCGCTGCCCGCCGTCGTGCCCACCGTCACGGGGCGCGCCTGGATCACCGGGACCGCGCAGTACTTCCTTGACCCGGCCGACCCGTTCCCCGAGGGGTTCCTGCTGTGA